The Anopheles moucheti chromosome 3, idAnoMoucSN_F20_07, whole genome shotgun sequence genome contains the following window.
aaaatttatacaattttacaaacGAAACTATGtaaattaaaccaaccaatcataTAAGGCGAAAAAAGAACCAAAGTCTTACACTAGcagtacaaaaaaataccTGAAAACCTACGTACAGGCCCTTTCTGTTTCTGGCGCAGTGGCTACGGATACGTCGATCGGTTTATGCACCGTACCGTGCGCTACAATGCCGATCGGTTTGTTGGACGCTTTCCGAAAACCGTAACTGGTCCACCAGTCGTACAGGAAAAGGTACGCAAACAGGATGACCCCGGCTACCGCGAGGTAGATCATTGGACGACCACAACACCCGTGCAGACCCCCACCCCACTTTTACGGAGGTCAGCTCAAAATCAAGCAATGCAAATGTGCCCCCAGTGGTTGTTAACCGAGCGCCCGGAAACGATTCTTCCCAACGTCAACGCTTCACGACTTCACAATGACGATTCGGAAATCTGTGAATTGAAGGGAATGACGTCAAAAGGTAAGTCGGTATGTGCTTCTCCAGCAGAAATCGTATTTGATTGCgatatggtttttttttgtgcacttGAAGGTTCGATCACTATTTTGTCCTAATTgacgcaaaacacacaaaaagtgTAAAAGTATGATCAATGACATTAAATATACGTATGTGCTTAAGTAACGTTCCTACAGTTTTTAGCCAGattattcaaacatttttaagtGCCAAAAAATTAAGAGTTCATTTGATTTATCCATTTCtaagaaaattattatttaaaatatccaATAGGACTCGAAATAACGAGAACTTGATTTACTTCGATTAATGTTAAGATCTATTAGCATTAGAAATTATGTAAATGCAGAGAATTCAAAGAAGAAAGACTAACTTTTCACAATACATCCCTGCACTCGAAAGAAACTGCCATGTTTCACTGAttatactgtttttttttcttgttcaacAATCAATCAAACGTTATGACACTGAAATCATGCCATTCCGCGTTCGCACCGTTCAAGATCAAACTGTTGGTGATGCACAAGGTCAACCAGGAGTGCCCATTAATCGAGCAGGAAGAGAAGAAGCAACAGATTGCACATTATGTAACATAATCAACAATGTCCCGCTTGGTGCCGCAGTCGAATGGGCGATCGAGCAAAAAATGTTCGTAAATGGGTTTCACATACACCGTTGCGCTCTAGTCGCTCTAGCAGACGGTTAAAGATGATTTAGAACAAAACGTACTTTTGCCCAGTAATAGTTAAGCAAAGATATTTCTTCTTTCGTTACCGACACAGCAAGCACAGTTAGTTTCCACTCGCAGCAAGGTTATTAAACTATCGCACCAAATTCTTCGCACGCATTAGCGATCTAATTCACCCTTCAAAGAACACACAGAGAAGCAGCGGAACTTACGTTTCCGTTAGATATCGCTTGCGTAGTGCCCGTAAATAGGCCACAGTACTTCCAATGCGCAAAACCGATACAACACTAAACCACTCCCTAATCCCTTTGAACTTGGTGCGGGAAGACGACCTGTTACACCTATTGCGACCGCGTCCGTACCCGGCGCCGGTTCGAGTGAAAATGATCTAGTTAAGCGAAAGTTTGACCGCCCGATCACGCGTGCAGAGGGTCTTGTGCCTTGTGCCTTGCCTGCTGATGATGAGGTCGGTCGTGTACAAACGCTTCGGCTATCGGGTGTGAAGGCAGGAAAGGTCGTGCCAACCACATGCACCAACCGTAAGTCCCGGCCGATCAAGCCTAGGTCCTATACCACCTATAGAGaatgtttgttgtaaaatAGCTTCTATCAGTTGTGCAGTCGACGCTAATCGGCAGTCGGGTGTACAGCTCAGCAGCTTTTCACCTATCGACGACCTTCTCACTTCGCCGCTTCGTCTAATCTGGAAATCCGACTGATTCGAAAGTGACTTCCAGCTGATCATTTTTTCGTCTTCCTCGCCAGCGGTCATCGTCAGCAGCGTTCCGAACATGTGCACCGTGGAATTGATGCCGTCAGAGGCGATTGATAAGAGGGCTGATGGTGAAAATCGACCAAAACAAAGCATCGCTCATCCCAGACGTCCAGGGCAACTCAAGGTCGTTATGAAAAACCTGGTGGACAACGCATCAGTGTCTGGTTCGTATATTAGAGAATGAATTCTGGGCTCTTtacaaattttcaaatacATTTACAAAACCGAACCTCAGCCAATACAAgttgcaatttttattttcaatctcCACCTGTCGTAGCCTTACTCGAAAGCGTCTGAACTGGTTTCCTTTTAATAGTTTAAATTGCTTCCCGTTTGTCTCCTgaatggtaataaaataacCTTGAGGGTGGTAACGAGGCGAGACGGCATGCAAACGAGAACCGAACTGGAAAGCATCCCGATTCCGAAGAGCCCTCAAAGAAACCGGATCAATTATGCAAGACCGGTGTGTGAATATGCGTGTTCCTCTTTGGAACTGTTAAGCAGACATTCAATTTCCCTGCACATTCCACTTGAAATCAATAATAAAAGGTATGCAAACAGTGTAGGACACTTTCGCAGGCCGTAGAACAGTGTCGATCGAGAAGGCCATACGATCGACTGCGATCACTCCTGGTTCGTATCGTTCCATCAACTAAGCCGATAGTTTATTATTTACTGATCATGTTGAACGATCACAATATTGCCTTTACACGAGCCATAATGAAATAGAGAtggaacacaacaaaacaaccaggTTCCAACCAGCTGCCACTGTACAGGAAAATGGACAAGAAATTGACGAATGTCCcgcaaacggaaaaaaataCCTCTGAAGTACCTCCCGGTTGTATAGGTGAAGTTTTTACCCGATTCGTCTTACGGCTTTTCGATTGCAAAACACTTTACGTACTCACGATTTAAATGCACTGACCCCGGAGGTTTATTACGGTTGTCGCTTTTAACCTTCTGCCACGGAATCGGATTTTGCCCTGCCGCGATGTGTTCAGTAAGACCGTTAATGATCGTGCACCGAAACGGAGCTTTAACTTTTCAGCCCGTAGCAAACGTCTTCACCGCGTTTGGGTCTTGACTGCCGGAATTCTTACACCCCAAAACTATTCAATTGCCGTGCGGAGACCACGCTACACGCTAATGAAATGAACATTTCGATGCAAATTGTAACGATCAATAGAAGGTATTTCGATGAAGGGAAACCTTTCGCGTTGTGCTATCAAACCTAAAGTTTATGATGTTATGAACCTTATATTTGATCTATCTACGCTGGCTCGACATTTGCATCCATCTATTCAGTTTAATAAATCCAACAAAACATCTCAATCTCGCAGTTAAGGTCCAAGATTGCTAAGCCATGATACTGAAAGGAACGTCCCCCATCAGCTGATTGCAATTCTTGCTTTCTTCGCGCATACCACTGCCGCCACTTGGAAGCAACGCGTGTTTCACACGACACAACGCGACTAGACCTAATCGAGTCTTATCGCCTGATGGCAACACACAAGACGAAGACTAACTTCGCTCTACCGAAGAACCCGGCGGCATGGAAAGGTGCATCGGAGACGTACTTAAAAATTTTTATTCCCGCGGTGGCGTGATTCGTACCATCATGATAACAAGCACTATTATCTCCTTCCCGGGTATAACTCTCTGGCCACACAGAACACCCATACACACGTACCGAATCAACACTCGCTTTCCGGTGGGCGAATTAAAGGCAGACATTTTGTGGACATGAATTATCCCAATTTTTGCGTTCCGCTAACGTGCCATACTCACGGAAAAGGGAAACATCGCTGTGATGTTATTAATGTTTGGCAATTCTAAACAACTTtttaattgtgtgtttttttttgacaatAAAATTCTAATGCTTCCTAATGACTGCGAAATTTTGCTTCATCCACGCACCGGTTACACTTACTTAGCTGTCTCCGGGTCTGACTGCTGctaaccgaaccgaacctACTCCAAAGCGCTCCCGTTATGCTGCCTTTTCGCTACTTTCACGGATCACAACTGAAGCACAGTTCAAGCCGGTGGTACCATTGATAGCGCTGAGCTGCCTCAGAAATCGACGAAGCAAAAACATATTCAACCTATCGGCTGTTTTGGCCGCGGGTATGACAAGCTACACTAATACCAACGATTACTTAATCGGTacgttttgcaaaaaaaaaaaatgggtggGTTGCAGTAGATGTATGTCACTTCATCAATATCGATTACGATCTTTTAATGGATATGTTGTAATTTACAATGGaggtgtgttttatttattttatcaaaatcaaagttttaaataataattgaatttttgttactaagaatgaaattttatttaaaaatgtataaattagTGTATTTTATGtgattgatgattttttttactaaacgCTAGTGGCAGAATCTGTGTTGTGTGTACAGTGTAAATTTCATAGGGATGACTTCTCAAAAGAGTCATTACGCACTTATCTCGATTGCAAATCTATTAACAAAGTTCAGCTTATTCAGACACCATTTCCTCTGACTTCTTCGTGGTTTGGCCAATGGAAACCTCTAGGAACGCAAAGTGATCTTTTCTTTTGATCTTCATCTTTAAATTACTCCGCGGATTATGTTGTCGGTTAACCAGAACGGGGTTAGTCCTTAGCACTCTGGCCTTACTTCAGAAAGAAGAAGTCATAAAAGAAGCCAGATCATATAGCCATAACCAGACCATATCCGGTGAATACAAACTGTCTCGCCATTTAAACTTTCTTTGGTCAGTTGTGACAAATTCAGTTTGAACAACACCACAAAAGCAGTTGCATTAAAATTTTGTAGTGGCCATTATCCATTAACTGAAGAAAGTTGTCAAATTTCGATCATTTAAAGCATATGCTAACTTGGATTCTTACAATAAAAAGACCTAACAATTATATCATCAAAATTAAACTTATAACAACAGTTTAATGCACAAGAATAATAGTTCGAAATTAAATTGGCGAAATTTTATCAATGAAATGCATCCTAATTCATGCTTATCCTAAAAAGCTTGCCCACGATCAACGAACAAGAGCTTTCAGTATGGATGCTTCGTTCCCACGCGTTGGCGCAGTTAGTAATCCACGTGCATccaaacgaaaacaatcccCCACCCTCAAACTAGTTGCATACACCCCCACCCGTTGCAGCCTGATGCACCGGGCGCGATCGAGTGGTGATaaggtgtttatttttgctttgtttactATTTACACTAACCGGTAACGGATACACCGTACGCGACGGATGAGTGACCTTGAAACGCACATACACTACGAATGGCGTTGCGAAACGATGGTCCGTGTACGGGTGTGCGTGAACTTGAGAGTAAGTttacgagagagagagacgcagagacagagagagagagacagagcgAGTGCACTCGGAATGAGGGGCAATAATTTGCGAATAGCAGAATAACCTGCCGGCACATGGAGGTCTTCGAAAAGGCAGATGCAGCGAATGCACGCACCTTCTTACAACTCATAGCAGGCCGATAGAATCGTGGACGTTGAAGAGCTTTTATCTGCTTTACAAACCACTTGTCCGGGGGGACCATCACTGTTTGCAATATCTATTTGATGCAATCAACGCGTAAACTACCGGGGGCACGGCACAACACGTCGTTGTCCAACTGTCCCTCCctatacacacgcacacacgtgtCATTTTAGTTTGGCACTTTTGTATGGCTGATGGTATTGTGCGCACTAGCGAAAGATGCCCATGTCGGTTTGATCCGGTGACGCGCCGCCGAACATCACACCATCGTTCGTGATTGGTCGGTAAGGCTGGGCCCATATTAATTGGACAACTTTATGCCGTCACGGGTGGAAGCGAGCACCAGCATCGGCGGACGCCTCCAACAAGAGAGAGATGCCAGCAGGGCCCACCATCTCAACACAGGCTTCCTCCTTCATCTGTTCCAAACACGCTAGGCTAACGGTAATATACGGCATGCTATCATATGGCGGCCTGTCCTAACCATCTAGCTCTCGACTGTAATCCGGCACCACATTATCAGCTAAGGATATGTTATCACCTGCAGGTCAAacagaacacaaaacaataaggCACAGCACGAAAGGACTACATACCATTTTCCATATTTCTGTGCGCTCGCTATGGGGAACAGCTCCACCGGGAAGCCTGTTTCTGCTCTTGGATAATCGATTTTCCTAGGCTTTCTGCGAGATATCGACACACGTTGGCCTTTCAGTTTTTCCTAACACACCGGGGAAAACTCTCCAACGACGTTCCGTCCAACACACGACGCTACGCTCCGGACGGTGCGTAATACTGTGGGCACAGACACGACTACAGTTGGCTCGCGTACGGCCAGAAAAGCCTCATTTCCACCCGTGATCCCGTTGCAGGGCACAAGAAAACGTACTTTGCGTGGAGGAaggaattttatttgttttccttttcttgaCGTTTTCACAAACGTCAAACGCAACGCGCAGCAGCACCACGAGAGCGACCAGTTGCCCGGGAGAGCGGTTGAACAAAATGTATAGATCTTACCTAAACATAAAACTATTCACCGATTATTAGATCTAAAATAGCTTTCCATACTTGAGGAATAGTTTGCACGTAAATACACACACCAAAGCACTGTTTCTCATTGAACAATTTGCGATTTGTTGCAGGCGCGTTTGAATGATTGTTTTTCTCTGTCCCGTTCGCAGCTAGCTGTCAAACGAGCAGCTACAAACGTCAAACACTCTCATTTGTTCCGCGAGAAGTTGCAAAAACCAGCGCATCGCACGTTTAGTTTCGAAGAAGGGAAAATAATGTTTGAAACGCAAATCATCCACACCGAACATAAAGACGTAATCCACGATGTGGCGTACGATTACTACGGGCAACGCATGGCAACCTGCAGCAGCGACCAGTACGTGAAGGTAAGGAAAAAGCGCGCGCGACCACTGTTGTTTACATCTGGCCCGGGCTGTCGGACCACTGCTGTTCCTTTGAGTTGTTGTTTAATCTTACTCCGTGTTTCGTAGGTATGGGATCAAAACGAGCAGGGCGTGTGGAGTGTAACGTCTagctggaaatcacattccggGTCGGTTTGGCGTTTGTCATGGGCACACCCGGAATTTGGACAGGTACTGGCAACCAGCTCGTTCGACCGTACCGTCTCGGTTTGGGAGGAAACGGTGGGAGAAAAGACCAACCCGGCCATGCCGCCGCTTAAGCGCTGGGTACGTCGTACCAATTTGGTTGATTCCCGGACGAGTGTGACGGATGTGAAGTTTGCACCAAAATCGCAAGGCCTAATGCTAGCTGCATGCTCAGCGGATGGCGTTATCCGCATCTACGAAGCACCGGACATCATGAACCTGTCGCAGTGGACGTTATCGCACGAGATTAGCGTAAAGATTCCGCTCAGCTGTCTTACGTGGAATCCGTCCATGTTTCGGCTGCATCCCGCAATGATTGCTGCAGGAAGTGATGATTCGTCGCAAAGTACCGGTGGCAAGGTGTTCATATTTGAATACAGTGAGAATGCAAGGCGCTGGGCGAAAACTGAGACGATAAATTCCATCACTGAACCGGTGCATGATATAGCGTTCGCACCGAATGTGGGGCGCAGTTATCACATTTTGGCCGTCGCCAGTAAGGATGTTCAGATATTCAACCTTAAACCAATTCTGTAAGTTGCAAAGGAAACGCTACCAATGCCAAGCGAAcagttaaattatgttttattgtttaaacagCGATCCGACGGCTAACTCGAGACTGGAAATACAACCGGCGGCTCAGTTTGGCGACCATTACTGCACTGTATGGCGCGTAACATGGAACATCACGGGGACGATGCTAGCCTCGACTGGTGATGATGGATGTGTTCGAATGTGGAAAAGTAAGTGAAGAGCTCAGGACTACAGCTAGTGGCAGCAATTAATGAATATgcttgtttgatatttttagtgaattatttaaagaatTGGCGCTGTGCCGCGGTGCTTAAGGCGGAAAACTCCGAATCGGCTCCGGAAACATCGGTAACTGCTTCGCTAAAGTCTAGTATAGTGAATGCAACGGCTAAATATTACAAGAGAGGCACAATCAGCCATCCGGGGCAAGTACCACGACATTAGTGGGCTTTGCAACGTGGTACAGGAAATAGAAGAAATTCCATGCTTTTGGACGATTTGGAAAAAGAGTTCGGGGAGAATAAACGTTAGCAAGAAGTAAAAATATCGTACACataaatcatattttattgcctttttttcttcaatcgtatccttttattatttgcaacgaaccaattttcaatttaaatatttttacctGACCGTCCCAATATGTTTTGATTGGAGCGGATTACAAGAACCTCTGGTTCGGAACGATAGCTCCGACCTGAAGCTGGCCATCACTACAccgaaaaatcaatcaacattTTGGTGTATCGTAAAACAATCGTAAAATATAGAAATCAACTGTAGTGCTGTTCGTTCAACGATGCAAAACTACGGGATGGCCAGTTCCATAAGAATATGCATTAgataaagagcagcaaaaggcaattgtgtttttgttttccgttcgtGATTTGctcggctgctgctgttatcGCTGCTTTTCGCTACACGTTCATTTCGTGCGATTCTGCAGTGCAGAAGTGTGCCACACGGTCAGGCGGATTTGTTTTCGTCCTACGTTTGCTCGGTCATTTGTATGCAGTGCAGTTCCGTTCAGTCCAGGTCTTCAGGCGCAACGACAAAAACCTCCAGATGCTGGTTTCCGTGTGATAGCCACGGTTCCGTCAAAAAGGTTACCAGCAATCGTTCCGAAACCGTGCAAGTAGTGCGTCATAGGCGAAAAGCACAACCCAGTGGCCAAACCCTTGATGCacggtggaaaaatgaaatagcGGACGAGGAATAGTTTTAGTACAAGGCCTCCGAAAGAGTCCCCCCGTGGAAGAGAAGATGCGCAGGTTGTGTACGGTGGAAAAAGTGTACACGTTTATATGCGCGTGTTAACGTCCCTGGGAGTGTTCCCGGTGAAACACTAGATCCGGTTGCTGCAGTGTTGGGAGTAAGCAGTACAGTTCGCCTCCCCCATCGGGTGAAAGCAATCAGGACATTAACCCGAAAGGTGGAACAGTGGAAGATATCCAGTTAACCGAAGCAGTTCCTTCATTCTCATCGAACGTTGAGTGCAGTGTGTGCCATCCGTCGTAACTCTTCTTTTTAGGTGCAGTTCCGTCGTTCGCTTCAAAGGCACCCAAGGCCTCCGATTTCTCCGACGCTAAGTCGCATAGTCGCATAGCCTGGATGTGGCAAGGATCAACACCAGCGGTTCTGTGTTCCGTTTCTGTTTGCTTTCCGAGGTCGGAAAAAATATCCGATTGCTGCATTACCGCCGGTCCAACAAATGGCACTATATGAGCAAATTGAAACCACGACAAAGGTTACCCTAGACGACACCGAgtcctgctgctgcacgaTCGAAACAGCACAAAACATCAACGGGCATACGGTAAGTAACTTTCTCTCGATTGGACGggggtgtacgtgtgtgtgtcttcggTGTTGTCTCTTGTCCCTTGCTGTTTCCGGTGTCGTAGAATGGTGTTCCATCTCGATTGGGATCGATTGGCCACGTCGTATAGCGCAGCAATAGTGTAGCATGCTTTTGCATATTAGCCTGGTCTACAGGCGACCGGAACAAAGAGccttgctaaaaaaaaaaccccccgaaccaacggatgatgatgttgatgagtCACACACCGCACCTAGTTGCACGCGCACACCGGTGTGCCAGAGCGGAATGGAAAATCTTTTCGGCTTCCGGTGGCTTTTAAGTTTCTTTTAGTTCTCCTCCCCCCCCTTCTGGCTACACGTCCATGTTCTTACGCTATCccgttttttctgtttcttttcgtCCCGacatgcttttgttttatcgGTTTTGTCTCCACCATGTGTACTTCTTTCAACCATTCCACCAAATCCTTCCATCACCTGTAATATGTGTGTCACCCGGCAAAAACgaccaaacgaacgaacgaacgaatggaAACATACACACAGGAGTATGTGCTGCGAGTACAGCGCGGACCGTGCCCGGAAAACAGCTGGCGCATTCTCCGGCGCTACAATGATTTTGCTTCGCTCAACAAGTGTTTGCAAATTTCAGGGATCGATTTATCATTCCCCGGCAAGAAGCTAATTGGTAAGTGGTGGTACAAGAGTATTCAATGCATTGCACTGCAAATGCACTAGAAAGGCCGCAAGGTACGTTTTTCAGGGAAGGAGGTTTGCGAGAAATCATTCCGTTTCCCGTCCTCTCCTTCCCGGGCTTATTGTACTTTTAATACATGGATTAAAAGTGTTCATAAGTATGTTATAATTTTCCCATATTTTTTGTAGTGCCCCCCACCATTGAACGGGATGTGAAGCGCAGAAGTCATTCAAAGAGCGAGAGTGACGTTataggaattaaaaaaaacacactttatTTTACAAACAGCACCATCACCCACACCCAAACAACCCTCAGTCGGCTGTAAACCATGGCTTGctcagacaaaaaaaaaaccagctgcCTGGCGCCAGTTGGATATAGTAATAACGTAAAAAGCGTACGCCAGGAAAGGATGGTTCGATGTACTCCCGGGGAAGGTGTGAACACGCACTACACGAAAAACCAGCAAGAAGTCCGGTTGCGATCGAtagatgtttttgttttacacattACACACCCCGATGTTTCTCCTTGATtctgtcgtcgtcgtcgtcctcaCCGTCATCGGGCGTCAATATCCTTGGTGGCTAGGAGGCCGTTTGCTATTTGCTTTTCATGCGCACCGACCTCCGCTCTTCCGGTTTTCGGTCACGGCACATGGTAGCCGGGGTAGTGCTGTTGTTGCTCTCTCCGATGCATCCATTTCCCTTTTTCAGTGTGAGGACGGATGATGCTTGATGcgtggtgtgtatgtgtgtggtgaTGGTGTGTACGTGTACCATGTTTCAGACGTCCTTGTGTACAGTGCATGCCTCATATATAGGAACTATGTAGTACAATTGTATTGTTGTATGGgaattatcattatcattgtTTTATCATTATCATTGTTGTGTATTGGAAGTCGCGCCGGTTGTCATACAACAGAAGTGGTCCAAAATCCTATGCGGACCAAATCCCTCGTACGCAGGATAAATTATCAAGCTACGGGTAAATGCAGCCACAGAAAAGCAGAAATGATAGGATATATACTCAGAGGATATAATTCCCATTCAAAAATGCACAAGTTTTGAATCTGCACTTGAAAATCTGAGATTCTGTAAACTTGAAATTTTCTGTATTGTTTCCTATTTATGAAATGCTCGTGCATATAAGATGCAGTGtcgttttcaattttatgCAGTTTATTAGTAAAAACCATAGCGAGTTTGCTTTACGATAGTGAGCGTATTACTTACTTCGATAGAAAAGTTAATGAATTTGTTCACAAGTTATATCTTTGTAAATATTAAACCAATACCACGCACTGTACGAGCTCTTTGGCAATCGTCAAGGCGTAGCATTGTAGGCGAGTAGCCACTGTAGAAGGATACGTTTTAAATGATGTTACTATTTTTTCCTTGCAACGCCTCCATTGCGAGTGGTGCCTGTGTTGTTCTCACTAACCCGATTCGATTCATAGCGTTCTGTTCGATACCAAAGTGGGCACCACTCTCGCTCTTGTGCTTCACGGCACCAACCAGGGTCCCGTCCTGACCAAAGCTCAGAACTCAGTTTGCCACCATGTGGCTACAGCAGTTTCATTACAGATACGGTTTTAATCGGATCACATTGTCTCTATCTCTTCCTTTTACTTTCTCTCCTTGTACCGTTACGCCCTTTTCGCAACCTAACCTGCTTCCGGTCCTTAATTTACAACCTTGCCCCATACACCGGATTCTCCTCCCAACCCGGTTTCCTGTCCTCTGTGACTTTCCCGCTCTAGGTAATATGCGCCCAGATTTCATAGCTGAACGGTTGAACGCATTACAGGAGTATATAAATCAGGTACTAATGAATCCCATTTTGGCATCATCGTTACCAACCAAAAAGTTCATCGATCCGGACAGTTACTCGACGCCGTTTCATGGTAGGTAGACGATCCCCCATTTGTATTGACCGAACCATTGGTTAATGTTTCCGTACGCTCATTTCGACAGATTTGGCCCTGCAGTATGCGTCGATGAGCTTGCGCACCGATGGCGTGTACACGCTGGGACAGTCGCTCGGTCCGATCGGGTGGCGTTTGCGAAAGCATTACTTCAAGGTGGTACACAAACCGCAGGGAAACAAGCATTCGCCGGGTCATTCGACGACCAAGCACCATCTGATCAAATCGAGCTCGCAGTCGCATGGGAAGCAACACACGACGCAGGTTTGCGTGACTACCTCGACCGAGAAGGACTACAACAGCAGCACAAGGGACCACAGCGGACGCGACGATCTTATCCTGAGCTGGACAGAGTTCGGCCCCGATCGGTACATTGACGAGAAGGATATCCACACGGTGCTGAAAAATTTTGGCGGTGTGCAGCATCCGTATATTGTACCGATCGAGCACATTGCTTCGAACGATAGCGGCGCACTAGTGATACGAAAGTTCTACAAGCAGGGCAGTCTGAAGGATGTGCTCTGCTCTGCCAGCCCGTGCAATCCGTTCCTATCGAAGTACGGCAGCCCGAAAGGGCGAACACCGCTGCCGTTGAAAGATTTAGCATTGTATGCGCGGCAGATACTGGAAGCGATTCGATTCCTTCACTCGAAAGGTATGGCGTGCGGGCATGTGCACTGTGGCAACGTAATCGTGGTCGATGGTATTGCGAAGCTGATGGATGTGGAGAATTTTATCTTTGGCGTCCCTTCCTTCTATCGGCCATTCTTCGTGCAGCACAGTAAGATAAACACGTGCGAAGCGATTGATGTGTACGGATTCGGTCATCTGCTGTACGAGATGTGCATGGGTTATCCGTTGCAGGACTCTTACGCACGTCAGATAAGCGACTGTCCGGATAGTTTAAGTAAGTTGAAGTTGGATAAGGTATATGTGtggctcgttttttttattaatcgtTGTTGGTGTTATCGTAGAATCTTTATTGGAATCGATCCTGTCGAAAGATGCCTGTAAGTCGTCGCTTCCTACGCTTGATCAGCTGACAACGCACCCATTCTTCGGCGAGTATGCTGGCCATTTTAACGATTTGTACGCGACAACCATGGCTGTTCAGAAGCCACATC
Protein-coding sequences here:
- the LOC128303153 gene encoding nucleoporin seh1, which translates into the protein MFETQIIHTEHKDVIHDVAYDYYGQRMATCSSDQYVKVWDQNEQGVWSVTSSWKSHSGSVWRLSWAHPEFGQVLATSSFDRTVSVWEETVGEKTNPAMPPLKRWVRRTNLVDSRTSVTDVKFAPKSQGLMLAACSADGVIRIYEAPDIMNLSQWTLSHEISVKIPLSCLTWNPSMFRLHPAMIAAGSDDSSQSTGGKVFIFEYSENARRWAKTETINSITEPVHDIAFAPNVGRSYHILAVASKDVQIFNLKPILDPTANSRLEIQPAAQFGDHYCTVWRVTWNITGTMLASTGDDGCVRMWKMNYLKNWRCAAVLKAENSESAPETSVTASLKSSIVNATAKYYKRGTISHPGQVPRH
- the LOC128301994 gene encoding PX domain-containing protein kinase-like protein isoform X2, translating into MALYEQIETTTKVTLDDTESCCCTIETAQNINGHTEYVLRVQRGPCPENSWRILRRYNDFASLNKCLQISGIDLSFPGKKLIGNMRPDFIAERLNALQEYINQVLMNPILASSLPTKKFIDPDSYSTPFHDLALQYASMSLRTDGVYTLGQSLGPIGWRLRKHYFKVVHKPQGNKHSPGHSTTKHHLIKSSSQSHGKQHTTQVCVTTSTEKDYNSSTRDHSGRDDLILSWTEFGPDRYIDEKDIHTVLKNFGGVQHPYIVPIEHIASNDSGALVIRKFYKQGSLKDVLCSASPCNPFLSKYGSPKGRTPLPLKDLALYARQILEAIRFLHSKGMACGHVHCGNVIVVDGIAKLMDVENFIFGVPSFYRPFFVQHSKINTCEAIDVYGFGHLLYEMCMGYPLQDSYARQISDCPDSLKSLLESILSKDACKSSLPTLDQLTTHPFFGEYAGHFNDLYATTMAVQKPHLKFSTNAKEQLKLAVQKTENRVREEQRSVKNQKRLVRVQEMMTSEEEKKKIKQKAKQAKLRAQNSLQLNNGPPTTASSGMTATVHLSSSTGGIVKSDSANSITSPQEALMSPPPHATDSGGSCSPQPPPSAPPIPGPPSSLPLFPPDAGSSSGPGKLAKSISGDDSTGGSGNRSALLQSICNFNKSGLKKISPSEAGK
- the LOC128301994 gene encoding PX domain-containing protein kinase-like protein isoform X1, which gives rise to MALYEQIETTTKVTLDDTESCCCTIETAQNINGHTEYVLRVQRGPCPENSWRILRRYNDFASLNKCLQISGIDLSFPGKKLIGNMRPDFIAERLNALQEYINQVLMNPILASSLPTKKFIDPDSYSTPFHDLALQYASMSLRTDGVYTLGQSLGPIGWRLRKHYFKVVHKPQGNKHSPGHSTTKHHLIKSSSQSHGKQHTTQVCVTTSTEKDYNSSTRDHSGRDDLILSWTEFGPDRYIDEKDIHTVLKNFGGVQHPYIVPIEHIASNDSGALVIRKFYKQGSLKDVLCSASPCNPFLSKYGSPKGRTPLPLKDLALYARQILEAIRFLHSKGMACGHVHCGNVIVVDGIAKLMDVENFIFGVPSFYRPFFVQHSKINTCEAIDVYGFGHLLYEMCMGYPLQDSYARQISDCPDSLKSLLESILSKDACKSSLPTLDQLTTHPFFGEYAGHFNDLYATTMAVQKPHLKFSTNAKEQLKLAVQKTENRVREEQRSVKNQKRLVRVQEMMTSEEEKKKIKQKAKHEQKQAKLRAQNSLQLNNGPPTTASSGMTATVHLSSSTGGIVKSDSANSITSPQEALMSPPPHATDSGGSCSPQPPPSAPPIPGPPSSLPLFPPDAGSSSGPGKLAKSISGDDSTGGSGNRSALLQSICNFNKSGLKKISPSEAGK